Proteins from a single region of Rhipicephalus sanguineus isolate Rsan-2018 chromosome 5, BIME_Rsan_1.4, whole genome shotgun sequence:
- the LOC119394749 gene encoding short transient receptor potential channel 4 has protein sequence MKSTSSLPRSPWPSSRESTFSILPASGTGARRGALLRVGRSGGHHPSAGVPRSHASLNKDCVNCQGYTALHVAVRRKDLSMVKFLVQNGVRLNDVLLHAVETGDVPLTEFLVAELSKTDPQCEKRGYPHSATYTADVSPIILAAQMGHWTLIHFFVKRGLEVEAPHTASCLCKTCIKVMRVEGVNASTRNLNTYKAICNPHYMLQVSGDPILDSFLYAQGMAATSHAEEEFRREYDQEIAKLRTFTCALLDQCRTVEETRVLLERPAGLEGRVAHLAFPRVILALQYNEREFVTHGHVQQVLRIEWEGEFKAWNRLTFPVKLVHFLIRFFTLPVVVIWVKLMPQSVMAKHWSSPVNKYMNHFAARLMFVFFVYMQICLDKARTSRGAPHTGVEWLIVIWPILAHFHLLDCRLGGVAGDPSGGTVPPRKDWPSMDSTLIHEALFAVSSVMSVFKLMFYFQESAKLGPLQVSISSMMIEIVRFFFICICIMLAFAFGLTRMYEPYKGMKRTEPDGEEVNRARLSHRSAIP, from the exons ATGAAGTCCACATCGTCGCTTCCTCGAAGTCCTTGGCCCAGCAGTCGGGAGAGCACTTTCTCTATCCTGCCTGCTTCCGGAACTGGAGCCCGACGAGGTGCGCTACTTCGAGTTGGTCGAAGCGGCGGACATCACCCATCTGCAGGCGTTCCTCGCTCTCACGCGAGCCTCAACAAGGACTGCGTCAACTGTCAGGGCTACACGGCGCTTCACGTTGCGGTCCGCCGGAAAGACTTGTCGATGGTGAAATTCTTGGTCCAAAATGGCGTCCggctcaatgacgtgctgctacACGCCGTCGAGACGGGCGACGTGCCATTGACGGAGTTCCTCGTCGCGGAACTAAGCAAGACCGACCCGCAGTGCGAGAAACGTGGATACCCGCATAGTGCCACGTACACCGCTGACGTGTCACCCATTATTCTGGCTGCTCAAATGGGCCACTGGACACTGATACACTTCTTCGTCAAACGAGGACTCGAGGTCGAAGCTCCCCACACGGCCTCCTGCCTCTGCAAAACTTGCATCAAGGTAATGAGGGTAGAAGGAGTGAACGCATCGACGCGCAACCTAAACACGTACAAGGCCATCTGCAATCCCCACTACATGCTCCAGGTATCCGGCGACCCTATACTCGATTCGTTCCTCTACGCTCAGGGCATGGCCGCGACGTCCCATGCCGAAGAAGAATTCCGAAGAGAATACGACCAGGAGATCGCGAAGCTTCGAACGTTCACGTGCGCCCTGCTCGACCAATGCCGCACGGTTGAGGAGACGCGCGTACTCCTAGAACGACCGGCGGGACTCGAAGGCCGGGTGGCGCACCTAGCGTTTCCGCGCGTCATCCTGGCCCTGCAGTACAATGAGCGCGAGTTCGTCACGCACGGCCACGTCCAGCAAGTGCTccgtatagaatgggaaggagaGTTCAAAGCGTGGAACCGACTGACGTTTCCAGTAAAGCTCGTCCACTTCTTGATCAGGTTCTTCACGCTGCCCGTCGTAGTAATTTGGGTCAAGCTGATGCCGCAGTCGGTCATGGCAAAGCACTGGTCGAGCCCCGTGAACAAGTATATGAACCACTTCGCTGCGAGGCTCATGTTCGTATTCTTCGTGTATATGCAGATATGTCTCGACAAGGCGAGAACGTCCCGGGGCGCTCCTCACACCGGGGTCGAGTGGCTTATCGTCATCTGG CCTATTCTTGCTCACTTTCATCTTTTGGATTGTCGCTTGGGCGGAGTTGCTGGAGATCCGAGCGGAGGTACCGTGCCTCCTCGCAAGGATTGGCCCAGCATGGACAGCACCCTAATACACGAGGCACTGTTCGCGGTGTCCTCTGTGATGAGCGTCTTCAAGCTCATGTTCTACTTTCAGGAGAGCGCCAAGCTAGGACCGCTGCAAGTGTCTATTTCATCCATGATGATCGAGATCGTGCGATTCTTCTTCATCTGTATCTGCATCATGCTGGCGTTTGCGTTCGGGCTGACGCGCATGTACGAGCCCTACAAAGGAATGAAAAGGACGGAACCCGATGGCGAGGAAGTGAACAGAGCCCGGCTTTCACATCGTTCGGCAATTCCATGA